The following are encoded together in the Deinococcus soli (ex Cha et al. 2016) genome:
- a CDS encoding glycosyltransferase family 4 protein, producing the protein MRVGIVTATYLPSRNGVATSTALFARGLRERGHEVRIFAPRHPLMPPREDGVYRLNSSFAGARALGAPADYPVMLAPGPLLTSRLPLRGLDVLHTMHPFLAGQLALKWARLSGAPVVYTAHTQYDQYLHYAPMPKRVGRAVLRPHVSAFARRVDAVLAPGRAMVDMLREYGFQGPVDLMPNPVDLAAFRAATGAAFRETYHVAPDAPLVVSLGRLAPEKNLDVMLRAFDRARASRPDLRLLVVGDGPSRAALEQSAPEGVTFTGPVPYERVPEALAAADVFITASTSEVLPMSMIEALAAGAPLVAAQSPAALDLIQEGVNGTVRAATPEALAEGLLDTLMPGRLPALQAGARASAAQYDLTTRAAALEAVYEQVIHRKRR; encoded by the coding sequence GTGCGCGTCGGGATTGTCACTGCGACCTACCTGCCGTCCCGGAACGGGGTGGCGACCAGCACGGCGCTGTTCGCGCGGGGCCTGCGCGAGCGTGGGCACGAGGTGCGGATCTTCGCGCCCCGCCACCCGCTGATGCCCCCACGCGAGGACGGCGTGTACCGCCTGAACTCGTCCTTTGCGGGCGCGCGGGCGCTGGGTGCCCCGGCGGACTACCCCGTGATGCTCGCGCCGGGGCCCCTCCTGACCTCGCGGCTGCCACTGCGCGGGCTGGACGTGCTGCACACCATGCACCCGTTCCTGGCGGGCCAGCTGGCCCTGAAGTGGGCGCGGCTGTCCGGGGCGCCCGTGGTGTACACGGCCCACACGCAGTACGACCAGTACCTGCACTACGCGCCCATGCCCAAGCGGGTGGGCCGCGCGGTGCTGCGCCCGCACGTGAGCGCGTTCGCACGCCGGGTGGACGCGGTGCTCGCGCCGGGCCGCGCGATGGTGGACATGCTGCGCGAGTACGGCTTCCAGGGCCCCGTGGACCTGATGCCGAACCCGGTGGATCTCGCCGCGTTCCGCGCCGCCACGGGCGCGGCGTTCCGCGAGACGTACCACGTGGCGCCGGACGCGCCACTGGTCGTATCGCTGGGCCGACTGGCCCCCGAGAAGAACCTGGACGTCATGCTGCGCGCCTTCGACCGCGCCCGCGCCAGCCGCCCGGACCTGCGCCTGCTGGTCGTCGGGGACGGCCCCAGCCGCGCCGCGCTGGAACAGTCGGCCCCCGAGGGCGTCACCTTCACCGGTCCCGTCCCGTACGAGCGAGTTCCCGAGGCGCTGGCGGCCGCCGACGTGTTCATCACCGCGAGCACCAGCGAGGTCCTCCCCATGAGTATGATCGAGGCCCTCGCGGCGGGCGCGCCCCTCGTCGCCGCGCAGAGTCCCGCCGCGCTGGACCTGATTCAGGAGGGCGTGAACGGCACCGTCCGCGCCGCCACGCCCGAAGCGCTCGCCGAGGGCCTGCTCGACACCCTGATGCCCGGTCGCCTGCCCGCACTTCAGGCCGGGGCGCGCGCCAGCGCCGCGCAGTACGACCTGACCACCCGCGCCGCCGCGCTGGAAGCCGTGTACGAACAGGTCATCCACCGCAAACGCCGGTAG
- the hisA gene encoding 1-(5-phosphoribosyl)-5-[(5-phosphoribosylamino)methylideneamino]imidazole-4-carboxamide isomerase, with protein MQEPLIIPCVDIQSGRAVRLFEGDPDRETVYFDSPLDAARHWVGLGAGLVHLVDLDAATGRGENRAVIAQITQELGVPVEVGGGIRSREAAEELLRLGVDRVVIGTAAVKQPELVRELITAHGPERVVVSLDARGLEVATHGWAQGSGVMVADLTPTLADAGLETLIFTDVTRDGTLRGLNRDLMAQVRRLWMNTLIVGGGVANLDDVRLLREEHIEGAIVGRAIYEGTLPFPAVLD; from the coding sequence ATGCAAGAGCCGCTCATCATTCCCTGCGTGGACATCCAGTCCGGGCGCGCCGTGCGCCTGTTCGAGGGCGACCCCGACCGCGAGACCGTGTACTTCGACTCCCCTCTGGACGCCGCCCGGCACTGGGTGGGCCTGGGCGCGGGCCTCGTGCACCTCGTGGATCTGGACGCCGCCACGGGCCGCGGCGAGAACCGCGCCGTGATCGCGCAGATCACGCAGGAACTGGGCGTACCGGTCGAGGTGGGCGGCGGCATCCGCAGCCGCGAGGCCGCCGAGGAATTGCTGCGCCTGGGCGTGGACCGCGTCGTGATCGGCACCGCCGCCGTGAAGCAGCCGGAACTCGTGCGGGAATTGATCACCGCGCACGGCCCCGAACGGGTGGTCGTCAGCCTGGACGCGCGCGGGCTGGAGGTCGCCACGCACGGCTGGGCGCAGGGCAGCGGCGTCATGGTCGCCGACCTGACCCCCACCCTGGCCGACGCGGGCCTGGAAACGCTGATCTTCACGGACGTCACCCGCGACGGCACGCTGCGCGGCCTGAACCGCGACCTGATGGCCCAGGTCCGCCGTCTCTGGATGAACACCCTGATCGTGGGCGGCGGCGTCGCGAACCTCGACGACGTGCGCCTGCTGCGCGAGGAACACATCGAGGGCGCCATCGTGGGCCGCGCCATCTACGAGGGCACCCTGCCGTTCCCCGCCGTGCTCGACTAA
- a CDS encoding YihY/virulence factor BrkB family protein — protein sequence MRLKPADLFTLLREAFLAFGQDKAPRLAAAIAYYAMFSIAPLLLLAVAVAGRFLTDSAVLDQLFGPAGLVSQNLGSDTAEFLRGLIKPDSLLKGSLVATIAAFVTLFMGATGLFVQVQDALNSMWGADPAPPQGIVNILWTRVKSFLMIIVIGLLLIVFLGLNTYLSAIAQTLGDTIGAGAFFVRLGTALLSTLFLAPVFAGVYKVLPDVKLQWHEVWVGGFFTSTLFTLGQLGIGLYLGQAAPGSAFGAAATLIVLLLWIYYSAMIFFFGAEVTWVYSQKFGTHAGGAANTAKKEALAAQGVDIDPTESAQERDAKDAAGRPAQDARGRVLGVAVPTLPRVLKQVPRREEGRMLPTVRAALWNAVTAVLAVPVVIVLRLLGITGGRRR from the coding sequence ATGAGGCTCAAGCCTGCCGACCTGTTCACCCTGCTGCGCGAGGCCTTCTTGGCCTTCGGGCAGGACAAGGCCCCGCGCCTCGCCGCCGCGATCGCCTACTACGCCATGTTCAGCATCGCGCCGCTCCTGCTGCTCGCGGTGGCGGTCGCCGGGCGGTTCCTGACCGACTCGGCGGTGCTGGACCAGCTGTTCGGCCCGGCGGGGCTGGTGTCGCAGAACCTGGGCAGCGACACCGCCGAGTTCCTGCGCGGCCTGATCAAACCCGACAGCCTGCTCAAGGGAAGTCTCGTGGCGACCATCGCGGCGTTCGTGACGCTGTTCATGGGCGCCACGGGCCTGTTCGTGCAGGTGCAGGACGCCCTGAACTCCATGTGGGGCGCCGACCCGGCCCCGCCGCAGGGCATCGTGAACATCCTGTGGACGCGCGTGAAGTCGTTCCTGATGATCATCGTGATCGGCCTGCTGCTGATCGTGTTCCTGGGCCTGAACACGTACCTGTCCGCCATCGCGCAGACCCTGGGAGACACCATCGGCGCGGGCGCGTTCTTCGTGCGGCTGGGCACGGCGCTGCTGTCCACGCTGTTCCTCGCGCCGGTCTTCGCGGGCGTGTACAAGGTGCTGCCCGACGTGAAACTCCAGTGGCACGAGGTGTGGGTGGGAGGCTTCTTCACGTCCACGCTGTTCACGCTGGGCCAGCTGGGCATCGGCCTGTACCTGGGTCAGGCGGCGCCCGGCAGCGCCTTCGGGGCGGCCGCGACCCTGATCGTGCTCCTGCTGTGGATCTACTACTCCGCGATGATCTTCTTCTTCGGCGCCGAAGTCACCTGGGTGTACTCACAGAAGTTCGGCACGCACGCCGGGGGCGCCGCGAACACCGCGAAGAAGGAAGCGCTGGCCGCGCAGGGCGTGGACATCGACCCCACCGAGAGTGCCCAGGAACGCGACGCGAAGGACGCCGCCGGGCGCCCCGCGCAGGACGCCCGGGGCCGCGTGCTGGGCGTGGCGGTCCCGACACTGCCGCGTGTACTGAAGCAGGTGCCGCGCCGCGAGGAGGGCCGCATGCTGCCCACCGTCCGCGCCGCCCTGTGGAACGCCGTGACTGCCGTGCTCGCCGTGCCCGTCGTGATCGTGCTGCGCCTGCTGGGCATCACCGGCGGACGGCGCAGGTAA
- a CDS encoding thioesterase family protein gives MHAIPEGFTQTLTVTVTDDMTVSFGELGRLHPVYATYWMAKHFEEAGRKIILPFLEDGEGGIGTQVDVTHTASALPGMTVTVTATFDRMDGRRIVARMRAVNELGDEIGFGSTTQMVLPQSRIDAGFDTLRARWAERVDG, from the coding sequence ATGCACGCCATCCCGGAAGGCTTCACGCAGACCCTGACCGTGACCGTCACCGACGACATGACCGTCAGTTTTGGCGAACTGGGCCGCCTGCACCCCGTGTACGCCACGTACTGGATGGCCAAACACTTCGAGGAGGCCGGGCGCAAGATCATCCTGCCCTTCCTGGAAGACGGTGAGGGCGGCATCGGCACGCAGGTGGACGTCACGCACACCGCCTCCGCGCTGCCCGGCATGACGGTCACCGTGACCGCCACCTTCGACCGGATGGACGGGCGGCGCATCGTCGCCCGGATGCGCGCCGTGAACGAACTCGGCGACGAGATCGGATTTGGCAGCACCACCCAGATGGTCCTGCCACAGTCGCGCATCGATGCGGGCTTCGACACGTTGCGCGCCCGCTGGGCGGAACGGGTTGATGGGTGA
- a CDS encoding NAD-dependent malic enzyme, producing the protein MPKSLPVSRYYDVQRDEAGQRFIRVNVTGLALLQNPLLNKTTAFTPQERRELDLEGLVPPHTSTFEEQKERTYLRYLKCNSDLEKHEYLRALQDRNEVLFYAILEDHLEEMLPIIYTPTVGEAVRNYSSNYRYPRGFTVSTGDIDRVDDMLENVTVNDVRMIVATDSSAILGIGDQGFGGMAISIGKLSLYTAAGGVGPDKTLPVELDVGTNRQDLIDDPLYLGVHHQRLTGAAYDEFLDAFVEAVSHRYPKAIIQWEDFSRGTAFRVLERYRRVVPSFNDDIQGTGAMALAGLMRAAQIKGERLEDQVFVIVGAGAAGIGVAMAIRQGLMTWGGLSHADANARVFVVDRHGLLMHGQPDLEEQQLSFVRRPEDLQGWTYEGEYPSMHDVIVNARATALLGFTGVPGLFRQESIQAMLEHTPRPIVFPLSNPSSHVEARPADVIHWTQGGAIVASGSPFPDVEYGGKRHPIGQGNNAFIFPGLGFGAIASRAREITDTMVMEAARTLAEFTAQSGERVYPPISDLRELSIQVAVNVALQSIRDGVCAERRIRNMTRDELEQVIRGRAWEPRYLPLRKG; encoded by the coding sequence ATGCCGAAATCTCTTCCCGTGTCCCGGTACTACGACGTGCAGCGCGATGAGGCCGGTCAGCGCTTCATCCGCGTGAACGTGACGGGCCTCGCCCTGCTGCAAAACCCCCTGCTGAACAAGACCACCGCGTTCACCCCGCAGGAGCGGCGCGAACTGGACCTCGAGGGCCTCGTGCCGCCCCACACCAGCACCTTCGAGGAGCAGAAGGAACGCACGTACCTGCGCTACCTGAAGTGCAACTCCGACCTGGAAAAACACGAGTACCTGCGCGCCCTGCAGGACCGCAACGAGGTGCTGTTCTACGCGATCCTCGAGGATCACCTGGAGGAGATGCTGCCCATCATCTACACGCCCACCGTGGGCGAGGCGGTCCGCAACTACTCCAGCAACTACCGCTACCCGCGCGGGTTCACGGTCAGCACCGGCGACATCGACCGGGTGGACGACATGCTGGAGAACGTCACCGTGAACGACGTGCGCATGATCGTCGCGACCGACAGCAGCGCCATCCTGGGCATCGGTGACCAGGGCTTCGGCGGCATGGCGATCAGCATCGGCAAGCTGTCCCTGTACACCGCCGCCGGGGGCGTCGGCCCCGACAAGACCCTGCCCGTGGAACTGGACGTCGGTACGAACCGCCAGGACCTGATCGACGACCCGCTGTACCTGGGCGTGCACCACCAGCGCCTGACCGGCGCCGCGTACGACGAGTTCCTGGACGCGTTCGTGGAGGCCGTGTCGCACCGCTATCCGAAGGCGATCATCCAGTGGGAGGACTTCAGTCGCGGCACCGCCTTCCGCGTGCTCGAACGCTACCGGCGTGTGGTGCCCAGCTTCAACGACGACATCCAGGGTACGGGCGCCATGGCCCTGGCGGGCCTGATGCGCGCCGCGCAGATCAAGGGCGAGCGGCTGGAGGACCAGGTGTTCGTGATCGTCGGCGCGGGCGCCGCCGGGATCGGCGTGGCCATGGCGATCCGGCAGGGCCTGATGACCTGGGGCGGCCTGAGCCACGCTGACGCGAACGCCCGGGTGTTCGTCGTGGACCGTCACGGCCTGCTCATGCACGGCCAGCCGGACCTGGAGGAGCAGCAGCTGAGCTTCGTGCGCCGCCCCGAGGACCTCCAGGGCTGGACATACGAGGGCGAGTACCCCAGCATGCACGACGTCATCGTGAACGCGCGGGCCACCGCGCTGCTGGGCTTCACCGGCGTGCCCGGCCTGTTCCGCCAGGAGAGCATCCAGGCGATGCTGGAGCACACCCCACGTCCCATCGTGTTCCCGCTGAGCAACCCCAGCAGCCACGTCGAGGCCCGCCCCGCCGACGTCATCCACTGGACGCAGGGCGGCGCGATCGTCGCGTCCGGCAGCCCCTTCCCGGACGTGGAGTACGGCGGCAAGCGCCACCCCATCGGGCAGGGCAACAACGCCTTCATCTTCCCCGGCCTGGGCTTCGGCGCGATCGCCAGCCGTGCCCGCGAGATCACCGACACCATGGTCATGGAAGCCGCCCGCACCCTGGCCGAATTCACCGCGCAGTCCGGCGAACGCGTCTACCCGCCCATCAGCGACCTGCGCGAACTGAGCATCCAGGTGGCCGTGAACGTCGCCCTGCAATCCATCCGCGACGGCGTGTGCGCCGAACGCCGCATCCGCAACATGACCAGAGACGAACTCGAACAGGTCATCCGGGGCCGCGCCTGGGAACCCCGCTACCTCCCACTTCGGAAGGGGTGA
- the dnaX gene encoding DNA polymerase III subunit gamma/tau has translation MSAIYQRARPVRWEDVVGQEHVKDVLKAALEQGRVGHAYLFSGPRGVGKTTTARLIAMTANCTGPMPKPCGECESCLSVRAGSHPDVMEIDAASNNSVDDVRDLREKVGLAAMRGGKKIYILDEAHMMSRAAFNALLKTLEEPPGHVIFILATTEPEKIIPTILSRCQHYRFRRLTPEEIAGKLAGLAQREGVRAEGDALQLIGRLADGAMRDGESLLERMLAAGTAVTRAGVEEALGLPPGERVRGIAAALVSGDAGAALSGAGHLYRDGFAARTVVEGLVAALGAALHAELGLNPDGRLDGADIPRLLKLQAALDEQESRFARAADQQSLELALTHALLAADTVSGGSAPASAGAGAALPADLAQRLNRLEKELATLRANPPAAPSGPVGEARRAPTPGSAAPGPRAASPDPAQPIPAPTGGSWADVTRQASMQLRAFLKPARQHAEPGYVSLGYDDRNAFHAKQVAAKFDDIARIVLGVFGPVTFELIAPEGSRRVNLGGGQSGGGQFGGGSAGSAPAPEPTPPAPTPAPARAAPPVREPAPDHGAAPDVAPFDPTRSAPRRPAGTRGPDFAPIDPPQAQATPIQPAPAQQATAPTQAGPSPRASVATLPPPLPERRVPPTSPDDAAPAPLADLDPGPWDDTPAAQPASIPRDAGPPPRSERNLYLGEVITEEPDWNAFGGPDLLGDLPPEEDMPFADLGVPRPAPKPTPAPTPAPQEAKAPPQDARVTPGRPGDIRAHPVYEDIRTRFSGRVREIGKNRNAPPVPDTLGADLPEEDDE, from the coding sequence GTGAGTGCCATCTACCAGCGGGCCCGCCCGGTGCGGTGGGAGGACGTGGTCGGGCAGGAGCACGTCAAGGACGTCCTGAAGGCCGCGCTGGAGCAGGGCCGCGTGGGGCACGCGTACCTGTTCAGCGGGCCGCGCGGGGTGGGGAAGACCACCACCGCCCGATTGATCGCCATGACCGCCAACTGCACCGGCCCGATGCCGAAGCCCTGCGGGGAGTGCGAGTCGTGCCTGAGTGTCCGCGCCGGCTCGCACCCGGACGTCATGGAGATCGACGCGGCCAGCAACAACAGCGTGGACGACGTCCGCGACCTGCGCGAGAAGGTCGGGCTGGCCGCCATGCGCGGCGGGAAGAAGATCTACATCCTGGACGAGGCGCACATGATGAGCCGCGCCGCGTTCAACGCCCTCCTGAAGACACTGGAGGAACCACCCGGCCACGTCATCTTCATCTTGGCGACCACCGAACCCGAGAAGATCATCCCCACGATCCTCTCGCGCTGCCAGCACTACCGTTTCCGCCGCCTGACCCCGGAGGAGATCGCCGGGAAGCTCGCCGGGCTCGCCCAGCGCGAGGGCGTGCGCGCCGAGGGCGACGCGTTGCAACTCATCGGACGGCTGGCCGACGGCGCGATGCGTGACGGCGAGAGCCTGCTGGAACGCATGCTGGCCGCCGGCACCGCCGTGACCCGTGCGGGCGTGGAGGAGGCGCTGGGTCTCCCGCCCGGCGAGCGCGTGCGCGGCATCGCCGCCGCCCTGGTGAGCGGCGACGCGGGCGCCGCCCTGAGTGGCGCGGGGCACCTGTACCGCGACGGCTTCGCGGCCCGCACGGTCGTCGAGGGCCTTGTCGCGGCGCTGGGTGCGGCCCTGCACGCCGAACTGGGCCTGAACCCCGACGGTCGCCTGGACGGCGCGGACATTCCCCGCCTGCTGAAACTTCAGGCGGCCCTGGACGAGCAGGAATCCCGCTTCGCCCGCGCCGCAGACCAGCAGAGCCTCGAACTGGCCCTGACGCACGCCCTGCTCGCCGCCGACACCGTGAGCGGCGGCAGCGCCCCGGCCAGCGCGGGCGCGGGGGCCGCTCTCCCGGCGGACCTCGCGCAGCGCCTGAACCGCCTGGAGAAGGAACTCGCCACACTGCGTGCCAACCCGCCCGCCGCGCCGTCCGGCCCGGTGGGAGAGGCCCGCCGCGCCCCCACGCCCGGCAGCGCAGCCCCCGGCCCGCGCGCCGCCAGCCCCGACCCCGCGCAGCCCATTCCCGCCCCGACGGGTGGCAGCTGGGCGGACGTGACCCGGCAGGCCAGCATGCAGCTGCGCGCCTTCCTGAAACCCGCCCGGCAGCACGCCGAACCCGGCTACGTCAGCCTCGGGTACGACGACCGCAACGCCTTCCACGCCAAGCAGGTCGCCGCGAAATTCGACGACATCGCCAGGATCGTCCTGGGCGTGTTCGGCCCGGTCACCTTCGAACTGATCGCGCCGGAAGGCAGCCGCCGCGTGAACCTCGGCGGGGGTCAATCCGGTGGTGGGCAGTTCGGTGGCGGTTCGGCGGGCAGCGCCCCGGCCCCCGAGCCGACCCCGCCCGCCCCGACCCCAGCCCCGGCCCGCGCCGCGCCGCCCGTCCGGGAGCCTGCGCCGGACCACGGGGCCGCGCCGGACGTCGCGCCGTTCGACCCGACCCGCAGCGCCCCCCGCCGCCCCGCAGGCACGCGCGGCCCGGATTTCGCGCCCATTGACCCGCCACAGGCCCAGGCCACCCCGATACAGCCCGCGCCGGCGCAACAGGCCACCGCGCCGACCCAGGCCGGGCCGTCCCCACGCGCCAGCGTCGCCACGCTCCCCCCACCCCTCCCCGAACGGCGCGTGCCCCCCACCAGCCCCGACGACGCCGCGCCCGCCCCGCTGGCCGACCTCGACCCCGGCCCGTGGGACGACACGCCCGCCGCGCAGCCCGCCAGTATCCCCCGTGACGCCGGGCCGCCCCCGCGCAGCGAACGGAACCTCTACCTGGGCGAGGTCATCACCGAGGAACCCGACTGGAACGCCTTCGGCGGCCCCGACCTGCTGGGCGACCTGCCGCCCGAGGAGGACATGCCCTTCGCGGACCTCGGCGTCCCCCGCCCCGCCCCGAAACCCACCCCGGCCCCCACGCCCGCCCCGCAGGAGGCGAAAGCCCCCCCGCAGGACGCCAGGGTGACCCCCGGGAGGCCCGGCGACATCCGCGCCCACCCCGTCTACGAGGACATCCGCACCCGCTTCAGCGGCCGCGTGCGCGAGATCGGCAAGAACCGCAACGCCCCGCCCGTTCCCGATACCCTGGGCGCCGACCTTCCCGAAGAGGACGACGAGTAA
- a CDS encoding ATP-binding cassette domain-containing protein: MRSWKEDWTLVVAGQTRPYLLALTWAGSIAFLMTALNPLATRLIFDVAVARGRLDWLIGIAAVSLLVFSLLRWADFQGGQYQQRLTNRLSAALTRRMVDGYYRLPPVLVAQQGDGYFVARTMTEVEQTVTPVVTTGMQLLRALMTLVTALVTVLLLSWQLTSVLLVITPALLLLARHFAARLHQDAHGVQEATAAQQEIHAAAIGAYRTVRTFQLDGLALHQLMRAVDRRLDAVYTLGYRSGKYSTLSRITLSVAELLVLVLGGYAVMTTSLTLGSLMAYMTAYWMAVGAVQSLIDLLPGVQVLRANIARLAGLLAQATEAPSFPAAPRQVAIEWQGAAFGQGDTATLTDVNLTVPTGSRVLIQGANGAGKSTLALTALGLLPLRDGTLSRSGEVSGLVEPVVFPALPLRELLSGHDPRAAQELTEAFGLTALLDARYDELSLGQRKKFALTMTLLKPADLYVFDEPLANLDDPTQLTAFQLMLKYTGGKTMLSIMHDAASVTGYFDLVADVRAGRLHLNDTPLQVA, translated from the coding sequence ATGAGAAGCTGGAAGGAGGACTGGACGCTGGTGGTCGCCGGGCAGACCCGCCCGTACCTGCTGGCCCTGACCTGGGCCGGATCGATCGCCTTCCTGATGACAGCCCTGAATCCCCTGGCAACCCGCCTGATCTTCGACGTGGCGGTGGCGCGGGGCCGGCTGGACTGGCTGATCGGTATCGCCGCAGTGTCCCTGCTGGTGTTCAGCCTGCTGCGCTGGGCGGACTTCCAGGGCGGCCAGTACCAGCAGCGGCTCACGAACCGCCTGAGTGCGGCGCTCACGCGGCGCATGGTGGACGGGTACTACCGTCTGCCCCCGGTGCTGGTCGCGCAGCAGGGCGACGGGTACTTCGTGGCGCGCACCATGACCGAGGTGGAACAGACCGTGACGCCCGTGGTCACCACCGGCATGCAGCTGCTGCGCGCCCTCATGACCCTGGTCACGGCGCTGGTCACGGTGCTGCTGCTGTCCTGGCAGCTCACGAGCGTGCTGCTGGTCATCACACCCGCTCTGCTGCTGCTCGCACGGCACTTCGCCGCCCGGCTGCACCAGGACGCCCACGGCGTGCAGGAAGCCACCGCCGCCCAGCAGGAGATCCACGCAGCGGCCATCGGGGCGTACCGCACGGTCCGGACGTTCCAGCTGGACGGCCTGGCCCTGCATCAGCTGATGCGTGCCGTGGACCGCCGCCTGGACGCGGTGTACACCCTGGGGTACCGATCCGGAAAGTACAGCACCCTGAGCCGCATCACCCTGAGCGTGGCGGAACTGCTGGTGCTGGTCCTGGGCGGCTACGCCGTCATGACCACCTCGCTGACGCTGGGCAGCCTGATGGCGTACATGACGGCGTACTGGATGGCCGTGGGGGCGGTGCAGTCCCTGATTGACCTGCTGCCGGGCGTGCAGGTCCTGCGCGCCAACATCGCGCGCCTGGCCGGACTGCTGGCGCAGGCGACCGAGGCTCCGTCCTTTCCCGCCGCACCCCGGCAGGTGGCGATCGAGTGGCAGGGCGCTGCGTTCGGTCAGGGGGATACCGCAACCCTCACCGACGTGAACCTGACCGTCCCCACCGGCAGCCGTGTGCTGATCCAGGGTGCGAACGGGGCGGGCAAGAGCACCCTCGCCCTGACCGCCCTTGGCCTGCTGCCGCTGCGGGACGGCACCCTGAGCCGTTCGGGCGAGGTCAGTGGACTCGTCGAGCCGGTGGTGTTCCCCGCGCTACCCCTGCGGGAGCTGCTGAGTGGGCACGACCCCCGCGCCGCGCAGGAGCTGACCGAGGCGTTCGGACTCACGGCGCTGCTCGACGCCCGCTACGACGAGCTGTCCCTCGGGCAGCGCAAGAAGTTCGCGCTCACCATGACGCTCCTCAAGCCCGCCGACCTGTACGTGTTCGACGAGCCGCTGGCCAACCTTGACGACCCGACCCAGCTGACGGCGTTTCAGCTGATGCTGAAGTACACCGGCGGCAAGACGATGCTCTCGATCATGCACGACGCCGCCAGCGTCACTGGGTACTTCGATCTCGTGGCGGACGTCCGGGCCGGGCGGCTGCACCTGAATGACACGCCGCTCCAGGTGGCCTAG